The genomic segment CGGCAACGGCACGATCAACCTCGGCGCCAACGCGATCGAGGTGGGTGGGGCGACCAATGGCACCTTCAGCGGCTCGATCACCGGTACCGGTGGCCTGACCAAGGTCGGTGCCGGCACTGAAACCCTGACCGGAACCAACACCTATACCGGCGGCACGCTGATCAATGCCGGTACGCTGGCGATCGGCCCGGGTGGCAGCCTGGCGGCCACCGGTGCGGTGACGCTTGCTGCACCGGGGACCGGCTTCGACATCTCGACATCCGGCGCCGACCAGACCATTGGTTCGCTGGCCGGGGTGGCGGGCTCCAGCGTGAGCCTGGGCGCGCAGTCGCTGATTCTCGGCGGGGTGGCCAACAGCGTGTTCGACGGTGCGATTTCAGGCACCGGCGGCCTGGTCAAGAACGGAGCTGGCGTCCTGACCCTGGGCGGCACCAATCTGTTCAGTGGTGGCATTGCACTCAATGGCGGCGGCCTGGTGGTCGGCAACAACGCTGCGCTCGGCAGCGGCGCGCTGACCGTGGGCGGCAACGCGACGCTGGATGCATCGACAGGCGTCAACCTGGCCAACAACATCGGGATCGCAGCGGGTGTCAATCTGGATCTGCTGGGCAGCAACGCGCTGACGCTGGGCGGTGTGATTTCCGGTAGCGGCGGCCTGATCAAGAACGGTGCGGCTACCGTGACCCTGACTGGTGCGAATACCTACACCGGAGGCACCACCATCAACAGCGGCACGCTGGCCATCGGTGCTGGTGGCAGCCTGGCGTCGACCGGTGCGGTGAACCTGGCAGGTACCGGTACCCTGGATATCTCTGCGGGCAACCAGACCATCGGTTCGCTGGCCGGCGTGGCAGGCAGCACGGTGGCACTCGGTGGCAGCACGCTGAGCCTGGGCGGCACTGTGGACAGCACCTTCAACGGCGCGATCAGCGGCAACGGTGGCCTGATCAAGAACGGTGCAGGCGTGCAGACGCTCAATGGCGCGAGCACCTTCAATGGTGGCGTAACGCTCAATGCCGGCGGTCTGGTGCTCGGCAACGACGCTGCGCTGGGCACCGGCGCGGTAACGGTGGGTGGCAATGCCACGCTCGATTCGAACACCGCAGTGACGCTGGCCAACAACGTCATCCTCAACAGCGGGCTGACCGTACTGGGCAGCAACAACCTCACCTTCAACGGCAACCTGAGTGGCGCCGGCTCGCTGACCAAGGAAGGCGCCGCGACGCTGACCTTGAACGGCACCAACAGCTACACCGGCGGGACCTTCATCAATGCCGGTACGCTGGCGCTGGGCGCAGGCGCCAGCCTGCACGCCGGTGGCGTCGTCAACCTGGCCTCGGGCGCGACCTTCGATCTGTCGGCAGGCAATGGCACGCAGACCTTCGGCACCCTGATCGGCAACGGTACGGTGAACCTGGGCGCCAATACGCTGACGATCGGTGATGCCAGCAACGGCACGTTCAGCGGTTCGATCGGCGGCACCGGTGGGCTGGTCAAGGAAGGCAGCGGCACCGAGACCCTGACCGGCACCAACACCTTCACCGGTGGCACCACCATCAATGCCGGCACGCTGGCGATCGGCGCGGGCGGCAGCCTGGCCGCGACCGGCGCGGTGACCCTGGCCAATGCCGGTACCGCCTTCGACATCAGTGCAGGGGGCGCGCAGACCATCGGCTCGCTGGCCGGCGTGGCCGGCAGCACGGTGTCGCTGGGTGGCAGCACGCTGACCCTCGGTGGCGTGGGCAACACCACGTTCGCTGGTGACATCACCGGTACCGGCGGCCTGGTCAAGAACGGTGCCGGCGTGCAGACGCTCAGCGGCAGCAATACCTTCAGCGGTGGCGTGGCGCTCAACGCCGGTGGCCTTGCCCTGGGCAACAACAACGCGCTGGGAACCGGCACGCTGACGGTGGGCGGAAACACCACGCTGGACGGCACCACGGCATTGACCCTGGCCAATGGCATACAGCTGGCCAGCGGCACGCTGACCTTGCCTGGCAGCAACGCGCTGACCCTGAACGGTGCGATCGGCGGTGCCGGCGGCCTGCTCAAGGATGGTGCCTCGACGGTCACCCTGGGCGGTGCCAGCACCTATACCGGCACCACCACCATCAACAGCGGAACGTTGGCGGTGGCGGCCGGTGGCAGCCTGTCCGGTGCCAGCACGGTCAACCTGGCCGGTACCGGGACACTGGACATCAGCGCCGGCGGCAACCAGAGCATCGGTGGCCTGGCCGGCGTGACCGGGTCCAGCGTGCTGCTGGGTGGCGCAACCCTGAGCACCGGCGGCAACAACGGCAACACCACGTTCGGCGGTGTGCTCAGTGGTACTGGCGGCCTGGTGCAGGGCGGTACCGGCACGCTTACCCTGACCGGCAGCAATACCTACACCGGTGGCACCACCATCAATGGTGGCAGCACGCTGCAGATCGGCAATGGCGGCACCACCGGGTCGGTACTGGGTGACATCACCAACAATGGCAGCCTGGTCTACAACCTCGGCACCACCGCAACCGTGGGTGGCGTGGTCAGCGGCAGCGGCGGCCTGACCCAGGCCGGCAGCGGCACGCTGGTGCTGACCGGCAACAACACCTACACCGGCGGCACCACCATCAATGCAGGCGGCACGCTGCAGGTCGGCAATGGCGGTGCGACCGGCGCGATCGTCGGTGACATCAGCAACAACGGCGCACTGGTGTCCAACGTCGCCGGCAACACCACGCTGGGCGGCACCATCAGTGGCAGTGGCGGCCTGACCCAGGCTGGCAGCGGCACGCTGACCCTGACCGGCAACAACACCTACACCGGCGGTACCACCATCAATACCGGTGGCACGCTGCAGGTGGGCAACGGCGGTGCGACCGGTGCGATCACCGGCAACGTCGCCAACAACGGCAGCCTGGTGTTCGACGTGGCGGGCAACACCACCGTCGGCGGCGCGATCAGTGGCAGTGGCGGCCTGACCCAGGCCGGCAGTGGCGTGCTGACCCTGGTCGGCAACAACACCTACAGCGGCGGCACCACCATCAATGCGGGCGGTACGCTGCAGGTCGGCAACGGCGGTGCCAGCGGTGCGATCACCGGTGATATCACCAACAATGGCGCACTGATCTCCAACGTTGCCGGCAACACCCTGCTGGGCGGCACTATCAGCGGCAGCGGTGGCCTGACCCAGGCGGGCAGCGGCACGCTGGTACTGACCGGTACCAATACCTACACCGGCGGCACCACCATCAATACCGGTGGCACGCTGCAGCTGGGTAACGGCGGAGCAACGGGTTCCATCGTCGGTGACATCACCAACAACGGCTCGCTGGTGTCCGGCGTGGCCGGCAACACCACGCTGGGCGGAACCATCACCGGCAGCGGTGGCCTGACCCAGGCGGGCAGCGGCACGCTGACCCTGACCGGCAACAACACCTATACCGGCCCGACCACCATCAACGCCGGTGGCACGCTGCAGGTGGGCAATGGTGGCGCTACCGGCGCGATCGGCGGCAGCGTCACCAACAACGGCAGCCTGGTATTCAACGTGGGTGGAAACACCACCGTTGGCGGTGCAATCAGCGGCAGCGGCGGCCTGACCCAGGCCGGCAGCGGCACGGTGACCCTGACCGGCAACAACAGCTATACCGGCGGGACCACGATCAACGCGGGCGGCACGCTGCAGGTCGGCAATGGGGGCGCCAGCGGCGCGATCACCGGCAACGTCGCCAACAATGGCAGCCTGGTGCTCAACGTCGGCGGCAACACCACCGTCGGCGGCACCATCAGCGGCAGCGGCGGCCTGACCCAGGCCGGCAGCGGCACCGTCACCCTCACCGGCAACAACACCTATACCGGTGGCACCACCATCAATGCCGGTGGCACCGTGCAGGTTGGCAATGGCGGCGCCAGTGGTTCGATCACCGGCAACATCACCAACAACGGCGGCCTGGTCATCAACACGGGGGGCACCACGACACTGGGCGGCAGCATCAGTGGCGGTGGCAGCATCGTGCAGGCCGGCCCGGGTGGCCTGAACCTTGGTGGCAACAGCGGCGGCTTCAGCGGCACCGGCCAGGTCACCGGCGGTGGCCTCAATGTCACCGGCACCATCGGTGGCCAGTGGACCATCGGCAGCGGCACCGGCTTGTCCGGCACCGGCACCATCGGCGGTACCGGTGGTGGCGTGACCGTATCCAGCGGCGGCGTGCTGTCGCCGGGCAATGGCCCGGGCAACGGCAGTGGCACCGGCAATGGCGTCGGTACCATCACCATCGGTGGCAACCTGACCCTGTCGCCGGGCAGTACGCTGGGTATCGATCTGGGCGCCACCGGCAGTGACACAGTGCAGGTGGGAGGCAGCGCCAACGTGGGCGGCAGCACCGTGCAGGTGAATACCATTTCGCCGAGCACCAGCTACCAGCAGGGCCAGCAGTACACGGTGGTCAATGCGGGCGGTGGCGTCAGCGGCCAGTTCGCCGCGGCGACCACGCCGTCGGCCTTCTTGACCGTCACCCCGGTCTACACCGCGAACACCGCCAACCTGAAGATCGATGTGGCGCAGACCGCAGCGTTCACCACCGTGGCGAAGACGCGCAACCAGTACAACACGGCTGCGGCGCTGGACAGCCTGCCGCAGAGCGGTCCGGCGCTGGGCCTGTACAACACGCTGCTGATGTACGACGCCGGCACTGCGCGCAGCGCATTCGACCAGCTCTCCGGCGAAGTGCATGCGGCCAGCCGTGCGGTGCTGCTGTATGACAACTACCTGGAAGAAGGCATCCGCCAGCGCCTGGGCAGCGAGTTGCCCACCGTGCGTGGCGAGCGCGCTTCGGCGTGGCTGGCCGGCAGCGGCAAGGTGTTCAAGCAGGATGGCGATGGCAACGGCGACGAGATCCGTTCCAACCGCAATGCGGTGATGGCCGGCGTGGACTGGCAGCTGGGTGAGCACGTGGTGCTGGGCGCGGCCGCGGGTAGCGAGCGGTTGGATACACGCCTGTACGATCGCAACTCGCGTGCCCGCCTGCGCGGTACCACCTTCGGCCTGTATGCACAGGGCGAGTGGAACAACGGCTTCGCGGTGGGCGGCAGCGTGTCGCGCGGCGATTACCGCACGCGCACCACCCGTGAGGTGCCGTTGCTGGGCCAGACCCTGCACAGCCGCCAGGATTCGGATGTGACCATCGCCCAGGTGGAGGGCAGCTGGACCTGGACCCACGGCAGGACCCAACTGCAGCCGTACGTGCAGTTCACCAAGCACTGGGTCGACAGCGATCGTGCGACGGAGCAGGGCGGCAGCGCTGCGCTGGTGCTGGAAGGCGGCAAGGACACGCTCAATGTCAGCACGGTGGGCGTGCGGGGCCGCTGGGACGTGGGCAGCGGCGAGCGTTTCCCGGCACAGCTGACCGTCGGCCTGGGGTGGCAGCACGCCTCCGGTGACACCGACGTGGCCAGCCGCAACCGCTTCGCGGTGGGTGGCGATGCCTTCGACGTCTACAGCGCGGTGATGGCGCGCAATGCGCTGGTCAGCCAGGTCGGCGTGGCGGTCGGGTTGGGCCGCAACAGCCAGCTGTCGATGTTCGTGCAGGGCCAGCACGGTGATGGCCGCCGCGATGTCGGCGGGCAGATCAACCTGCGCGTGGGCTTCTGAGGGGAGTAGGCCGGCAATGGATCCACGCACGCCGTGGATCCGGGGCGGGGCGGAGGGCTATACCCTCCGCTCCATCTCCACGGCGTCGATCCCGGCGCCGTGACCATCGGGCACCACCCGTGTCACGTAGAAGCCGAGGCCGGCATAGAATCCTTGCGTATGCTGGCTGGTGCTGAGCGTGATGTGCGTGATCGACGAGTCCGCTTCGGCCTGGCGCAGGCGTGCCAGCGTCAGTTCGCGGCCGATGCCCTGCCGGTGCAGCGCTCGCTCGACCATGCCCCAGCAGAAGCCGGCGCTGCCATCGCCACGGCGTGTGATGCCGCCGCAGGCGATGACGCTGCTGTCGCGCTCGATGACCTGGAAGGCAAAGTCCACCGCCTGCACGAGCAGGAAGCGTTCGAAATCGCTGCGCTCTTCGGCGGCGAAGAACGTGGGCACGTTGCTGTCGAAGATCGACAGGCAGGCGCTGGCATCCGTGGGGCGGTAGAGGCGGAGTTTCATGCGCCCACGATAGACGATCAGCAGTATCAGAAGATCCACGCCACGCGCGGATTCAGGGGTGACACGCCATGCGTGTCTCCCCTCAGGCCGAAATGCCCGCCAGTACCGCGTACATCACCACGAAGGTCACCAGGAACAGGTACACGCCGCCGATGGCGAGGTAGCGCAGTACGGTGAACGCCTTGTTGCCGCCATACACGCGCTGCTGCATCCACAGCAGGTACACCGGAACCGCCAGCCACAGCAGGGCATACAGCCATTGGCTGAGCGTGGCGATCGTGGGTGATGCGAAGGCATTGCCGATGCCGGCGACGAGGAACGTTGCCAGCAGCACCATCATCAGCCAGCAGTGGCTGTAGAGGGCGACCACCAGGTGCTCGAGATAGCCCATCGGTCGACGGAGGTAGGCGATGCGCAGCACCAGTGCGAACACCGGCATCAGGAAGAACAGGGCGCCCGGCAGTGCGGTGAGGATCGCCTGCATGTAGAGATCAGCCTTGCCGCCCATGCGCTTGATGTTGGTGTTGCCGTTCTGCAGGCGCTTGTTGAGCCATCGGTTGGCGAACTGCGGCCAACCATCGAGGACGATGGGATTGCTGTCCGCATCCCAGGGTTTGCCGTTGACGGTGTGATCGAAGAAGGTGCCGTATCCGCCCGTGGTGGTTTCAGCAGGGGCGACGGAGCGGGTGCCCTCGAGCTCTGCCTTGCGCTGTGCGGCGGCAGCATTCACTGCAGCTTTCGCCATGGCGAAGCCGGCGTTGCCGGTGGCGGGGGAGCTGGCCTGCTGTTGGTCGATCAGCGCCAGCTGTCGTGCGCGTGCGGCTTCGACCTGTTCCACGGTGGTGGCCTTGGCGTACACCGAGTCGCGCCCGCCGCCCACACCGAAATCGTCGACGTGCACGAACAGCTTGCCGACGAAGAAGGTGAACAGCGTGAGGATGACGAACAGCCGCAGTGGCTGGACGTATCCCACCCGGCGGCCCTTGAGGTAGTTCAGCGCGATGCGGCCGGGCACCCAGAGGTCGCGCAGCGTGCGGAAGATGCGCCCGTCCAGGTGCCAGAAGGATTCGAACACTTCCTCGATGGCGTGGCCGACATGCTTGAGCGGGTTGTGCGCCGATTGCCCGCAGCGATGGCAGTAATGGCCATGCAGGGCGGTGTCGCAGTTCTCGCAGGCGGCGTGAGCGGTGTCGGTCGAGCTCATGGGCGATGGGCGGCATTGGGTGAAGGCGCCTACGATAGCGAATTTTCAGGTTTCGTTCAGTTTTGTTTGAGGGGCCGCGGGAGTGTGAAAGGCGACCAAGAGCATCCACGCATGGCGTGGATCTACGGATCGGTCTGGAGGAACAAGCCCCTCTGTTGAGGGGCTGCCCCGACAGGGGCGGGGAGAGGCCGGCAAAGGGAGGGGCCCAAAGGTTGCGCAGCAACGTTTGCGGCGAAGCGCGCGTAGCGCGTTTCGCGTCCCTCGCCAGATAAATAAAAAAGGCCACCCGAAGGGCGGCCTTTTTTATTTATCTGGCGGAGAGAGGGGGATTCGAACCCCCGAAGCGCGGTTTAGACGCTTACACACTTTCCAGGCGTGCTCCTTCAACCACTCGGACACCTCTCCGGATCCCTGCCATCGGCAAACGCCTCAGCAGGGGCGCAGATTCTAGCGGGCCGCGCGGCACTTCACAAGCACCCTGGTCAGGAACCTGCGAGGGGCGTGCCGGGGGCGAGGGGGCTGGACAGGCATGGCACAATGGAACATCCGATGGAAGACGGTGGCCTGATGTCCTATCTCGTCCTTGCCCGCAAGTGGCGTCCGAAGCGTTTTGCCGAGCTGGTGGGCCAGGAACACGTGGTCCGTGCGCTCAGCAATGCGCTGGACAGTGGCCGGGTCCACCATGCGTTCCTGTTCACCGGTACGCGTGGCGTGGGCAAGACCACCATCGCGCGCATCTTCGCCAAGTCGCTGAACTGCGAGCAGGGCACCAGCGCCGACCCGTGTGGCCAGTGCGCGGCCTGCCTGGACATCGACGCCGGCCGTTACATCGACCTGCTGGAGATCGACGCCGCGTCCAACACCGGTGTGGACGACGTGCGCGAGGTGATCGAGAACGCGCAGTACATGCCGTCGCGCGGCAAGTTCAAGGTCTACCTGATCGACGAAGTGCACATGCTGTCCAAGGCGGCGTTCAACGCGCTGCTGAAGACGCTGGAAGAGCCGCCGGAACACGTCAAGTTCCTGCTGGCCACCACCGACCCGCAGAAGCTGCCGGTGACCGTGCTCAGCCGCTGCCTGCAGTTCAATCTCAAGCGCCTGGACGAGGATCAGATCCAGGGCCAGATGACCCGCATCCTGGCGGCGGAAGACATCGAGGCCGACGACAGCGCGATCGTGCAGCTGGCCAAGGCCGCTGACGGCAGCCTGCGCGACGGCCTGTCGCTGCTGGACCAGGCGATCGCCTATGCCGGCGGCGCGCTGCGCGAGGACGTGGTGCGCACCATGCTGGGCACGGTCGACCGCACGCAGGTGGCGGCGATGCTGGATGCGCTGGCCGAGGGCGATGGCCCGCGCCTGTTGCAGGTGGTGGCCGCGCTGGCCGAGTTCTCGCCGGACTGGAGTGGCGTGCTGGAAGCGCTGGCCGAAGGCCTGCACCGTATCCAGGTGCAGCAGCTGGTGCCGGGTGCGGCCGTTGCCGAAGGCCTGGATGCCACCGCCTTTGCCGAGCGCCTGCGCCCGGAAGTGGTGCAGCTCTGGTACCAGATGGCCTTGAACGGTCGTCGTGACCTGCCGCTGGCGCCGAGCCCGCGTGCCGGCTTCGAGATGGCGGTGCTGCGCATGCTGGCGTTCCGTCCGGCCGCCGCGGTACCGCCGGTACCGAAGTCGGTGGAAGGTGCCGCAGGAGGCAACGTTGCCGGTGGTGGCAGCGGCGCCGGGACCCACGATGCGACGCCGGCCGCTGCCGCCGCTTCGGCAGGCCCGGCCGCGACGGTACAGGTGGCTGCCGCAATGCAGGCCGCACCGCGCGAACCCGATCCCGAACCTGAGCCGGCCCCGCAACCGGAGCCGGAGCCGACGCCGGAACCCGAGCCGGTGCCGGTGCAAGAGCCCGTGCAGCCGCCGCCGATGAAGGCCGACGTGGAAGCGCAGATGCCGCCGGCTGAGCCAGCGGCGAGCGACGACCTGCCGCCGTGGGCCACCGATGAGGCCGAGGCCCGCGACGAGGCGCTGGCGGTCGAGATGGCCGGCCCGGACGCGGCCATGGTGGCGCCCTGGCAGGAACCGCCGAGCCCGATGGCAGTACCTGCTGATGCGGAACCTGTCGAGCGGGAGCGCCCATTCCGCACCGAAGGCATCGTCATCGCCCCGGCCGAGCCGGCTACGGTGCGCGACGCCGCGCCGCTGGAAGGTGTCAGCGAACTGGCCAGCGCCGAGGACTGGCTGGATCTGGTCGCCAGCAGCGGCCTCAGCGGCCCTTCGCGACAGCTGGCCGCCAACGCCGCCTTCATCAGCTGCCAGCACGAGACCTTGAAACTGGGCCTTTCGCCCGGATTTGAATACCTGCGCTCCGAGCGCGCGCTGGCTGCCCTGGGCGAGATGCTGCAGAAGGCTCTTGGCCAGGCGCCGAAGATCGTGGTCGAGACCGTGGAAACCGAACACGTTCCGGCCGAGACCCTGCACCAGCGGGCCGACCGCCAGCGTGGCGAGCGGCAGCAGGTGGCAGAGGCCGTTTTCATGGACGACCCGGAAGTGCAGGTGCTGATCCAACAGCACGGCGCGCGGGTTGTTTCCGATTCCATCCGTACTTTTGACGAGTAAGACACCATGCGCGGAAACATCGCCCAACTGATGCAGCAGGCCCAGAAGATGCAGGAGAACCTGCAGAAGGCCCAGGAAGAAATCGCCAAGATCGAAGTGACCGGCAGCGCCGGTGGCGGCATGGTCAGCGTGACCCTGACCGGCGCCAAGGAGTGCCGCAAGGTGCGCATCGACCCGTCGCTGGCCAGCGACCCGGAAATGCTGGAAGACCTGATCGCGGCCGCCTTCAACGACGCTTCGAACAAGATCGATGCCGAGTCGAAGTCGAAGATGGGGTCGGCCACCGCCGGCATGCAGCTGCCGCCGGGCATGAAGCTGCCGTTCTGATGCTTGATATGGCACCCGGTTGTCGGGTGCCATCGACCGCGTAGAGTCGAGCTTGCTCGACTGCTTCAACCTCCAGTCGAGCATGGCTCGACTCTACAAAGCATGCCGCCGTGTCCGCACCCCTGCTTGAACAATTGATCGACGCACTGCGGGTGCTGCCTGGCGTGGGCCAAAAGACCGCGCAGCGCATGGCCTACCATCTGCTCGA from the Stenotrophomonas maltophilia genome contains:
- a CDS encoding DUF3667 domain-containing protein: MSSTDTAHAACENCDTALHGHYCHRCGQSAHNPLKHVGHAIEEVFESFWHLDGRIFRTLRDLWVPGRIALNYLKGRRVGYVQPLRLFVILTLFTFFVGKLFVHVDDFGVGGGRDSVYAKATTVEQVEAARARQLALIDQQQASSPATGNAGFAMAKAAVNAAAAQRKAELEGTRSVAPAETTTGGYGTFFDHTVNGKPWDADSNPIVLDGWPQFANRWLNKRLQNGNTNIKRMGGKADLYMQAILTALPGALFFLMPVFALVLRIAYLRRPMGYLEHLVVALYSHCWLMMVLLATFLVAGIGNAFASPTIATLSQWLYALLWLAVPVYLLWMQQRVYGGNKAFTVLRYLAIGGVYLFLVTFVVMYAVLAGISA
- a CDS encoding GNAT family N-acetyltransferase, which produces MKLRLYRPTDASACLSIFDSNVPTFFAAEERSDFERFLLVQAVDFAFQVIERDSSVIACGGITRRGDGSAGFCWGMVERALHRQGIGRELTLARLRQAEADSSITHITLSTSQHTQGFYAGLGFYVTRVVPDGHGAGIDAVEMERRV
- the dnaX gene encoding DNA polymerase III subunit gamma/tau, producing the protein MEDGGLMSYLVLARKWRPKRFAELVGQEHVVRALSNALDSGRVHHAFLFTGTRGVGKTTIARIFAKSLNCEQGTSADPCGQCAACLDIDAGRYIDLLEIDAASNTGVDDVREVIENAQYMPSRGKFKVYLIDEVHMLSKAAFNALLKTLEEPPEHVKFLLATTDPQKLPVTVLSRCLQFNLKRLDEDQIQGQMTRILAAEDIEADDSAIVQLAKAADGSLRDGLSLLDQAIAYAGGALREDVVRTMLGTVDRTQVAAMLDALAEGDGPRLLQVVAALAEFSPDWSGVLEALAEGLHRIQVQQLVPGAAVAEGLDATAFAERLRPEVVQLWYQMALNGRRDLPLAPSPRAGFEMAVLRMLAFRPAAAVPPVPKSVEGAAGGNVAGGGSGAGTHDATPAAAAASAGPAATVQVAAAMQAAPREPDPEPEPAPQPEPEPTPEPEPVPVQEPVQPPPMKADVEAQMPPAEPAASDDLPPWATDEAEARDEALAVEMAGPDAAMVAPWQEPPSPMAVPADAEPVERERPFRTEGIVIAPAEPATVRDAAPLEGVSELASAEDWLDLVASSGLSGPSRQLAANAAFISCQHETLKLGLSPGFEYLRSERALAALGEMLQKALGQAPKIVVETVETEHVPAETLHQRADRQRGERQQVAEAVFMDDPEVQVLIQQHGARVVSDSIRTFDE
- a CDS encoding autotransporter-associated beta strand repeat-containing protein, which translates into the protein MNRIYRLVFNRALGVMQVASEVAQNPGGSAVTAKRPPRLRAHQLAVALVATLASGSAFAACTGTTIVNCDSSTNINNYANPSSGLTLNIASGAVFSVPLLLGGNAVTLSGSNTTVNNAGTIDPFLTGGLSLAAAGLVVGNNTAGGSAITVNNQTGGQIKGIFNIGTLLGFGGQAITAQNAAGGTTTLVNDGAIGMSLLGVGQLADATSVVTYGGAQANVTNRGSITGRVGLGASTGNTFTNAGTITGSVHLGDSTGGNTFTAVAGSSVVTGGGSAPAGVLAGVTGVKVAAAGTVDAGIGTGAANNTLVLQDNASNNGPASSIGWTNYIGFQKLTVNSGTWNLQGPWSGTGAITLGGGVVNFNSNTSFGTGLFTVTGGSIAASGAGLSLGNNFTLNGGLTLGGAQGFGLGGLLSGTGGLTVNNTGIVTLGAANLFSGGVNLNAGGLVLGNAGALGSGSLTVGGSASLDTTAGFNLANNLVINGGGALNLLGSNALSLNGSISGAGNLTKNGAGTLTLNGANSLTGNFNLAGGALALGAGGSLSPTGAITVGVGTSLDLSAAGNQTIGSLAGLGGSVNLGSRTLTLGGLGNTSYSGTFAAGTGGLVKLGSGVQTLSGVNNLSGGVALNAGGLLLGNAAALGSGALSVGGNVTLDGTTGALALANTVNLGAGSILNLTGNQALTFNGVIGGTGSLVKNGATTLTLNNANTFSGGLSLAAGGLVLGNAGALGTGALNVGGAVTLDAGSALSVGNGINLGVGGLLNVLGSNALTLGGAIGGTGSLVKNGAATLTLGGANTFTGGLAINAGKVAVGSGGSLAAGGAVSLAGAGADLDISAGGNQTIGALSGIAGSTVTLGGSTLTFGDATNQTFAGVIGGTGGLVKQGTGTQTLSGANTFSGGLNLAAGGLLLGNNSAIGSGALTVSGNGTLDGSAALNLGNAINLGAALTLPGSQNLTLGGNITGTGSLTKNGASLLTLNGTNTFSGGLTLNAGSLLLGNSGALGSGVLNVGGSASLDSSAALNLANNVALGSGAVLSLPGSQAITLGGVVSGAGGLVKNGASTLTLNGANTFAGGLTLNGGGLMLGNAGALGSGLLGVGANATLDSSVALNLANAIDLDAGAQLSLTSNQNTALGGLITGTGGLIKTGSGVLSLNNSNLFSGGLALNAGGLSVGANGALGTGALNIGGNVSLDAGAAVTLANAVNLGANTLTLPGSNNLTLTGVVGGTGGLIKNGASTLTLSGANTFVGGATVNAGTLALGAGGSLAAGGAVDLAGAGATLDISAAGANQTIGALNGVAGSQVALGAQSLTFGGASNGSFAGVIDGSGGLVKTGTGVQTLSGANTFGGGVALNAGGLVLGNAGALGTGALAIGGTATLDNTVAVNLANAVNFGIGTQLTLGGSNDVTLGGVVAGNGSLVKNGAGLLTLNNTNTFGGGLTLNGGGLVVGANGALGSGALAVNASTTLDAGAGVSLGNAINLASGVALTLPGSNTLTLAGVIDGDGSLVKNGATTLTLSAANTYTGGTTINDGTLALGLGGSLAAAGDVTLGNAGAAFDISGAGGSQTIGALNGVGGTTLALGGNSLTFGTASNAAFGGVISGSGGLVKVGAGVQTLSGANTFGGGVTLNAGGLVLGNDAALGTGALTVGGASTLDTTGLATLANNIALNAGLTVLGTNALTLNGVLSGAGSLTKEGGATLTLNGANTYTGGTNINAGTLALGANASLSATGTVNLATGATLDLSAGNGTQQFGTLIGNGTINLGANAIEVGGATNGTFSGSITGTGGLTKVGAGTETLTGTNTYTGGTLINAGTLAIGPGGSLAATGAVTLAAPGTGFDISTSGADQTIGSLAGVAGSSVSLGAQSLILGGVANSVFDGAISGTGGLVKNGAGVLTLGGTNLFSGGIALNGGGLVVGNNAALGSGALTVGGNATLDASTGVNLANNIGIAAGVNLDLLGSNALTLGGVISGSGGLIKNGAATVTLTGANTYTGGTTINSGTLAIGAGGSLASTGAVNLAGTGTLDISAGNQTIGSLAGVAGSTVALGGSTLSLGGTVDSTFNGAISGNGGLIKNGAGVQTLNGASTFNGGVTLNAGGLVLGNDAALGTGAVTVGGNATLDSNTAVTLANNVILNSGLTVLGSNNLTFNGNLSGAGSLTKEGAATLTLNGTNSYTGGTFINAGTLALGAGASLHAGGVVNLASGATFDLSAGNGTQTFGTLIGNGTVNLGANTLTIGDASNGTFSGSIGGTGGLVKEGSGTETLTGTNTFTGGTTINAGTLAIGAGGSLAATGAVTLANAGTAFDISAGGAQTIGSLAGVAGSTVSLGGSTLTLGGVGNTTFAGDITGTGGLVKNGAGVQTLSGSNTFSGGVALNAGGLALGNNNALGTGTLTVGGNTTLDGTTALTLANGIQLASGTLTLPGSNALTLNGAIGGAGGLLKDGASTVTLGGASTYTGTTTINSGTLAVAAGGSLSGASTVNLAGTGTLDISAGGNQSIGGLAGVTGSSVLLGGATLSTGGNNGNTTFGGVLSGTGGLVQGGTGTLTLTGSNTYTGGTTINGGSTLQIGNGGTTGSVLGDITNNGSLVYNLGTTATVGGVVSGSGGLTQAGSGTLVLTGNNTYTGGTTINAGGTLQVGNGGATGAIVGDISNNGALVSNVAGNTTLGGTISGSGGLTQAGSGTLTLTGNNTYTGGTTINTGGTLQVGNGGATGAITGNVANNGSLVFDVAGNTTVGGAISGSGGLTQAGSGVLTLVGNNTYSGGTTINAGGTLQVGNGGASGAITGDITNNGALISNVAGNTLLGGTISGSGGLTQAGSGTLVLTGTNTYTGGTTINTGGTLQLGNGGATGSIVGDITNNGSLVSGVAGNTTLGGTITGSGGLTQAGSGTLTLTGNNTYTGPTTINAGGTLQVGNGGATGAIGGSVTNNGSLVFNVGGNTTVGGAISGSGGLTQAGSGTVTLTGNNSYTGGTTINAGGTLQVGNGGASGAITGNVANNGSLVLNVGGNTTVGGTISGSGGLTQAGSGTVTLTGNNTYTGGTTINAGGTVQVGNGGASGSITGNITNNGGLVINTGGTTTLGGSISGGGSIVQAGPGGLNLGGNSGGFSGTGQVTGGGLNVTGTIGGQWTIGSGTGLSGTGTIGGTGGGVTVSSGGVLSPGNGPGNGSGTGNGVGTITIGGNLTLSPGSTLGIDLGATGSDTVQVGGSANVGGSTVQVNTISPSTSYQQGQQYTVVNAGGGVSGQFAAATTPSAFLTVTPVYTANTANLKIDVAQTAAFTTVAKTRNQYNTAAALDSLPQSGPALGLYNTLLMYDAGTARSAFDQLSGEVHAASRAVLLYDNYLEEGIRQRLGSELPTVRGERASAWLAGSGKVFKQDGDGNGDEIRSNRNAVMAGVDWQLGEHVVLGAAAGSERLDTRLYDRNSRARLRGTTFGLYAQGEWNNGFAVGGSVSRGDYRTRTTREVPLLGQTLHSRQDSDVTIAQVEGSWTWTHGRTQLQPYVQFTKHWVDSDRATEQGGSAALVLEGGKDTLNVSTVGVRGRWDVGSGERFPAQLTVGLGWQHASGDTDVASRNRFAVGGDAFDVYSAVMARNALVSQVGVAVGLGRNSQLSMFVQGQHGDGRRDVGGQINLRVGF
- a CDS encoding YbaB/EbfC family nucleoid-associated protein, whose product is MRGNIAQLMQQAQKMQENLQKAQEEIAKIEVTGSAGGGMVSVTLTGAKECRKVRIDPSLASDPEMLEDLIAAAFNDASNKIDAESKSKMGSATAGMQLPPGMKLPF